In the genome of Nocardioides palaemonis, the window AAGGTCGGCAAGGAGCCGGCCGCCGCGCGCGGCACGCAGGCGCGCCGGAAGGCGGGCGGCGCCACGCAGGACCAGTACGTCGAGCTCAGCAACGAGCGCACCGACAAGGTCTTCGTGTTCCTCGTCGACTTCGGCAACCAGCGCCACCCCAGCTATCCCGACCGCGACACCGACCCGGCCGTCCCCGGCCCCACGACGTTCGAGGGCCCGGGCTTCAACGAGATCCCCCAACCGGGTCCGGACGACAACTCCACCCAGTGGCGCAAGAAGTACACCAAGAAGTACTACAAGGACCTCTACTTCGGTGACGGCGAGCTCGCCGACTCGCTCAAGAGCTACTACGAGCGCCAGTCGTCGGGTCGCTACAGCGTCGAGGGCATGGTCACCGACTTCACCACGGTGCCCTACAACGAGGCCCGCTACGGCCGCAGCAACGGCTACCCGTGCGCCAGCAACGTGTGCAGCAACACCTGGAACCTCGTCTCCGACGGCATGACCCAGTGGGTGGCGGACCAGAAGGCGGCCGGCAAGACCGACGCCCAGATCAAGCGGATCGTGTCGCAGTACGACATCCGCGACCGCTACGACTTCGACGGCGACGGAAACTTCGACGAGCCCGACGGCTACATCGACCGCTTCCAGATCATCCACTCCGGCGGCGACCAGGCCGACGGTGACCCGATCTACGGCGAGGACGCGATCTGGAGCCACCGCTGGAAGGCCTTCCAGGGCACCGGCCAGGGCCCGACGGTCGGCGGCGTCGCCAACCCCGACGGCGGCACCCAGATCGGCAACACCGGCATCTGGGTCGCCGACTACACCGTGCAGCCGGAGAACGGCGGCATCTCGGTCGTCGCCCACGAGTACGGCCACGACCTCGGGCTGCCCGACCACTACGACACGGCCGCGTCCGGCGACAACCCGGTCAGCTGGTGGACGCTGATGGCGCAGAGCCGTGTCTCGGCCGCCGGCGACCAGGGCATCGGCACCCGCGCCGCGGACCTCGGCGTGTGGGACAAGCTCCAGCTCGGCTGGCTCGACTACGAGACGGTCGTCGCCGGCCAGGACCGCACCATCGACCTCGGCCCCCACGAGTACAACTCCGCCAAGGCCCAGGGCGTCGCCGTCGTGCTGCCCGACAAGCAGGTCACCACGAGCCTGCTGACCCCGCCCGAGGGCACCCGGCAGTGGTTCTCCGGCTCCGGTGACGGCTACTCGGCGTCGATGTCGCGCGCCGACCTCGCGGTCCCGGCCGGCACCACGACGCTGTCGCTCAAGGCCGCGTGGAACATCGAGGAGGACTACGACTTCGGCTACCTCGAGGTCGAGGCGCCCGCCGGCAGCGGCACCTGGACGGCGCTCGACACCGCCGCGATCGACGACGACGCCGACGCTGCGGCCGAGGCCGGGATCGACGGTGTCAGCGACGGCTACGTCGACGCGTCCTTCGACCTGTCCGCCTACGCCGGCCAGACGATCGGGCTGCGGGCGCGCTACGTCTCCGATGGCGCGGTGCAGGGCCAGGACCCGAGCCTGGGCTGGTCGGGCCTGCTGGTCGACGACATCCGCGTCACCAACGGCGGCACCACGGTGTTCGCCGACGGCGCCGAGTCCTCCCCCAACGGCTGGACGCTCGACGGCTTCCGCTCGATCGGGGCGGGCTACGACACCACCTACGACCAGTTCTACCTGGCCAGCAACCGCACCTACACCTCCTACGACAAGTACCTCCAGACCGGCCCGTACAACTTCAGCTTCGCGGACCGGCCGGACTTCGTGGAGAAGTTCCCCTACCAGGACGGCCTGCTGGTCAACTACTGGGACTCCTCGTTCGTCGACAACAACACCAGCCAGCACCCCGGTGGGGGCCTGGTGCTCCCGGTCGACGCCAACCCGCAGGCGCACTACAACCTGCAGGGCACGCCGTGGCGAGGTCGCATCCAGACCTACGACGCACCGTTCGGGCTGCAGAAGAGCGACTCGTTCTACCTCACGGCCGGCGGGCAGCGCTCCTACGTCCGCGGACGGGCGGCGAACCCGCTGTTCGACGACAGCGACCCCAACCGCTACTTCCAGCCGTTCGTCGACGCGGGCCTGCCCCGGGTCGGCGTGAAGGTCGCGGGCGTCGGGGTGAAGATCCGGGTGCTCTCGCAGAGCGGCACCAGCATGCGGATCCGGGTGCAGTGACCTGACGCACCCCTGATGCACCACCGGCGGGGCCGGGAGCCGTGGGCTCCCGGCCCCGTCGCGTTCCGTCCCTACTCCGGCAGGGGCAGGTAGGTGAACCGGCTGACCTCGACGGGCGGACCGCCGCACCCGGTGGCCGCCAGCTGGGGCGTGCCCGTCACCTGGACGCGCTCGTCGAGGGTCAGGTCGCCCGCCCGGTCGCCGGTCATCGTCCAGGTGGTGCCGTTGTCGTCGCGCACGACCACGCAGTCCCCGACCTCGACGACCAACCCGACCACGCGCAGCTTCTCGAGCCCCTCGCTCGGCGGCTTCGTCGGGCTCGCGGTGGGCTCGGGCGTCCTCGACGTCGACGTCGGCGACCCGTCCGGCTGCGGCGCGGCGTCGCGCGGCTCGTCGCCGCAGCCCGCGGTGAGGGCGAGGAACGAGCACGCGAGGGCGGTCCCGAGGAGGTGGCGCATGTCGGTGGGACGGTCGGGAGCGCCCGACGGATCCGTCAGGCGGGCATGCGGGCGCGGAGGAAGCGGACCGTGCGGTCCATCGCGGCGACGAACGCCGGCCCGAAGGCGTGCCCGTCGTCGTACCACTCGAGCGTCGAGTCGACCCCGGCCGCGGTGAGCGCCTGCTGGGTGGCACGCGCCCAGGGCGGCGGGCAGGTGTCGTCGAAGCGGCCGTGGACCAGCAGCACCGGTTCGGTGATCTCGTCGAAGTCTGGTCGGGGCGAGACGCCGCGCCAGAAGGCCGGGTCGTCGTCGGGGAGCCCGTGCCGACCGCGGAAGCCGGCGCGCAGGGCTGCGACGGGAGCGTCGGGGCGCTGGAAGTGGTCGAAGTTCTGGCCCTCGAGGCTCGACACCGACGCCCAGCCGACGCCGGCCGCGAACAGGCCGGGCTCGGCGACGAGTGCCTTGAGCATCACCCCGCCGCCCATCGACCGACCGAAGAGCGCGATCCGGTCGGGGTCGACGCGGACGTCGCGGGACGCGGCGAGCGCCCGCGCCGCGGCCGCCACGTCGGCGGCGTAGCCGAGGCGGACGGCGGTCTCGATCCGCGGGTCGTCGGTCGACTCGGCGTGGTTGCGGTAGTCGACGTGCAGCGCGACGAAGCCGCGCTCGGCGAGGAATCCCCGCTCGCGGGTCATGCCCTGTCCGCGCACGTAGGAGGCGGGGTCGATGTAGCCGTGCGCGAGGACGACCGCCGGGAACGGCCCACGTCCCGCGGGGACGTTGAGGACGCCGCTGATCCGCAGCGGGGCGGTCCCCGCGCCGGCAGTCGTCGAGCGGAACGTCACGTCGTAGGAGGTGTAGGTCGCGGTGCGCTCGCGGACCGCCCCCAGCCGCAGTCCGCCGCCGGTCAGGTCGGCCTCGGCCAGCGCGGCGAGCGAGATCGGGCGCGGTCGCTCGGTCGGCTCCGGCTCGGCCGGCTCCTCCGACGGCTCCTCCGACGGCTCCTCGGACGGGGGAGGGGGCGCCGACGTGGAGGCCGAGGGCGAGCTGCTCGGATCCGCCGGCGCCGGGTCGTCCTCCGGGGTCGAGGTGCAGCCCGCGAGCAGGACCAGGGCCGTCGCCGTCGATGCGAGCCGACCCGCGTCCCTCACGCGCAGCGCCATCCCCCCAGTGTGCGGGGGCGGTCCCAGAAAATCCTCCGCGGATCGGTCACACCAGGCGCCGCGCGGTCGTCGTAGGGGTGGAGGATGCCGACGAGAGGTGGGGGACGGATGGACCAGACAGAGGCCTTCGAGACCGAGCGACCGCGGCTGGTCGGGCTCGCGACCCGGGTGCTCGGCGACCACGCCGAGGCGGAGGACGTCGTGCAGCAGGCCTGGCTCCGGCTGGACCGGGCGAGCGGTCGCGCAGACGACGCCATCGAGAACCTGCCCGCCTGGCTCACCACCGTGACCACCCGGCTGTGCCTGGACCGGCTGCGCGCCCGGACCCCCGTGCCGGTGGAGGACGACGAGCTGGACGACGCCGCGCCCTGGACGGCGGACTCCTCGGACCCCGCGGACGACGTGGCCCTGGCCGACACCGTGGGGATCGCGCTGCAGGCGGTGATCGACCGGCTCACCCCGCGTGAGCGGGTCGCGTTCGTGCTGCACGACAGCTTCGGCTTCGAGTTCCCCACGATCGCGGCGCTGCTCGGCACCACCCCGACGGCGGCCCGCAAGCTCGCCTCGCGGGCCCGCGCGAAGGTCGCCCAGCCGCGGGCCGAGGACACGCTGGCCGACTGGGAGGTCGTCGACGCCTTCATGGCCGCGGCGCGCGGCGGCGACCTGCCGCGGCTCCTGCAGCTGCTCGCCCCCGACGCGGTCGTCGGCGCCGACGAGGCGGCCGTGCTGGCCGGGACGCCCGCGAGCATCGAGGGGCGCGAGCAGGTCGCCGCGTTCTTCAACGGCAGCGCCCAGTCGGCGTTCGCGGTGCTGGTCGACGACCGGCCCGCGTCCGCCTGGTTCCTGCGCGGCGAGGCGAAGGTGGTCTTCGACTTCGAGGTCGCGGACGGCATGGTCCGCGCGATCACCTTCCGCGCCGCGCCCGACCTGCTCGCCCGCGTCGTACGCCGCGACGGCCCCGACCCGCGCTGAGAGCCGCCGCTCCGACACGGGGTGGTTCACCACCGTGGACGCCCGTCGCCCCGTTCCGACACGGACCGTGACGCAACAGGCCCCGAGCCACCCTGGGAGATGGCCCGGGGTGTGACACCACCAGGCAGCACCACAGGAGGAGACACGATGAAGACGATGACCTGCCGCCAGCTCGGCGGCCCCTGCGACCTCGCCCACCACGGCGAGACCCACGACGACGTGATCAACGCGCAGGACCAGCACCTCAAGCAGGCCGAGAAGGACGGCGACGCCGCCCACCTGCCGGCGCGCAAGGAGATGAAGGGCCGTTGGCGGCACCCGAGCAAGTCGCTCGGCTGGTACCGCGAGATGCAGGCGGCCTTCGCCGCGCTCCCCGAGGACTGAGTCGGGGGAGCAGCGGCTGGGGCGGGTCAGGCCCGGCGGTCGGCCAGCACGTGGGCCGCGCCGGCGGCCGCGGCGGTGACGCCGAGCACCGACGGCCAGGTGCCGACCTTCTTCGCGAGCGGGTGCGAGACCCCCATCGCGGTCCAGTAGCCCGCGGTGAGCCCGGCGACCAGCGGCGCGCCGCCGACGGCGTACCACCGGCGGGCGGCGAGGGCGTTGGCGCCGAGCATCGCGGCCCCGCCGAGGGGGCGTACGCCGGTGCGCTGGGCGAGCGTGAAGCCGCCCACGAGGCCGGCGGCGAGGAGGGGAGCGGTGGGGACGCGGGAGAGGTCGGGCACGCGACGAGCCTAGCCAGCAGGGTGCAGACTGGCGGTCCACCTGCGAGAGGGAACCCATGAGCGAGCTCCACGTCGTTGCCACCATCCCCGTCAAGCCCGAGGCCGTCGACCAGGTCCGGCCCGCGCTCACCGAGCTGGTCGCCGCGACCCGCGCCGAGGAGGGCTGCCTGGCCTACGACCTGTTCGAGTCGGCGGCCGCGCCCGGCACGTTCGTGACCGTCGAGCGGTGGACCGGCCAGGAGGCGCTCGACGCCCACATGACCACGCCGCACGTGGCGGCCGCCTTCGCCGCGGCCGGGGGCGCGCTCGACGGCGAGGTGGCGATCCACCCGCTGCGCCCGGTCGAGTAGGTCAGTCCTCGCCCCTGGCTGCGTCGCGCACCGCACAGGTCTGCGCGAGTCCGAGCGCCCAGCAGGTCGGACACCCCCGCAGCAGCACCACGGCCGGCACCGCCAGCAGCAGCGCGAGCGGCCCCCACCACGGCACCAGCACGAACGCCGCCACCAGCAGCGGCAGCCCGAGCGCCCCGCGGACGAGGTGCCGCGGGACGCTCCGGCTGGCGAAGAAGGTGTCGGTCACGCAGGACGTTCGACGCCCGCGCGGAGCCGGAGGGGTCAGCCGCGGCCGACCCGGCCGGCGCTGCCGGCTGCCCAGCAGACCTTCGCCACGCAGTCGACGACGTGGTAGCCGAGATCGCTCACGCGCGTCCAGGTGCGCCCACCGTCGGTGGTGAGGCTCGAGCCCGCGGAGCCGTCGTAGTCGCCGGTCGCGAGCGCGACCTTCCAGCCGCGGACGAAGGTGACGTCCTCCCCGATGTGCGTCAGGTCGGAGCCGAGGGTCCACGTGCGACCGTCGCGGGTCCACGCCGTGGTGGCCACGGTGTCGGTCGAGTCGGCGAAGTCGCCGCCGACCACGATACCGTGGCGCGGGGACGCGAAGGCGCCCGCGAAGCCGCCGGCCGACTCGCCGGCCGGGATCCCGGACGCGACGGCTGTCCAGGTCAGGCCGCGGTCGTCGCTGCGCAGGACGCGGCTCTGGGCGCCGCCGGTGACGATGAAGGCGGCCTTGCCTGCCGTGACCAGGCAGTCGCCGCTGGCCGCGAAGCCGAACTCGTCGGCGCTGTCGGGCATGCCCCTCGAGGGCAAGACCTTCCACGAGCGGCCGCGGTCACGGGTGGACAGGATGCGGAGCTTGCCGTCGACCGGGTCGCTGACCGCGAGCCCCCGGCGGCCGCCGGGGTAGAACCCCATGCAGTCGTAGAACGCGTTCTCGTCGTCGTTGCGGAACGCCTCGGTCCAGCTCCGGCCGCCGTCGGTGGAGCGGTAGATCCGCGAGGCCTCCCCCGGGCCGATCGCCAGCACGTGGGCGACCTTCCCGACCACCTCGACGTCGCGGAACGACAGTCCCTCGGCGTCGGCGGGGCTGACGTCGACCCAGGTCCGGCCACGGTCGGTCGTCCGGAAGACCCGGGCCGCCCCTCCGTCGGTCAGGCTCTCGCCGGTCACCCACGCCTCCTTGCGCGAGACCGCCTCGAGGCCGCGGAAGTTCTGGTCGGCGTCGAGGACCCCCTCGACCCAGCGGTGGCGGAACGGGTCGGCCGACTTCGGGCCGTGGCCGTTGCCGTGGCCGTTGCCGGGGCCGTGGCCGGCGGTCGCCGGGACCGCGAGGGCGAGCGCCGGGAGGAGTGCGGTGAGGAGCAGGGCGGGGGTGCGGAGGAGTCCGGGTCGTCGCATCCGGCCAGCCTGCTGGGTGCGCGACCTCCGTGTCCAGAGGGTCAACCGGTCGCTGATCGTCCGGATCCGGGTCCACGATGGGGTCATGAGCGACGACGACACCGACCAGGACCGCGACGTGTGGGTGCCCCCGCCGTGGGAGCCGCCGATCGACGGGACGGAGGCCGAGCACCTGACCGGAGCGCTGGGACGCATGCGCGCCACCCTGCGCTGGAAGGCCGACGGCCTCGACGAGGCCGGGCTGCGCCACCGGATCCCCTCGTCGTCCCTGTCGCTGGGCGGGCTGCTGCTCCACCTCGCGCTGGCCGAGGACTACTACCTCGTGACCAAGCTGCGCGGCGACGAGATGGTCGAGCCGTGGCGGTCGCTGGGCCACGACGGCACGGACGAGTGGGAGTTCGAGGCCGGACCGCAGGGCCTCACGGCAGCGGAGACGTACGCCGTCTTCGACGACGCGGTCGTGCGCAACACCCGCCGGATCGACGAGGCGCTCGCCGAGGGCGGCCTCGAGGTCGTCGCGCACGTCGACGACGGCAACGGCAACCACCCGCGGCTGCGCCGCCTGCTGGTGGACCTCCTCGAGGAGTACGGCCGCCACACCGGCCACGCCGACCTGCTGCGCGAGGCCGTCGACGGACGAGTCGGCGAGGACCCGCCGGAGGACTGGCGGCTGCCCTGGGGGTGAGCCGCTACTGCGACGGCTGGGGCACCTCGACGTCCGGGCAGTCGGTCTTGGGGTTGATCCCGGTGTAGTTGAGCGGGCCGGCGACGACGTTGAGCACGATGTCGCTGGTCTCCGAGCAGCTGGCCTCGGCGTCGTCGAAGTAGCCGCGCTGCCAGGCTGCGAACGCCCCGATCACGAGCCACACGACGAGCAGGATGCCGATCAGTCGTCCCACGCTGGACCTCCTCGTTCAGCACGGCGGGGGTCGCCGCGCGCCTCACTCTCCGCCCGCGGGCGGAGACGTGCCACCCACGGAGGGGTAGGGCGCCCTAGGGTGCGTCCATGACGATCCTCGCGGTGATCTTCGCGGCGCTGGCAGCAGCGCTGCACGTCTACATCTGGGTGCTCGAGTCGTTCCGCTGGACCGAGCCCGCGACCCGCAAGACCTTCGGGACGTCCGAGTCGGACGCCCAGGTCACCCGGCCGCTGGCCTACAACCAGGGGTTCTACAACCTCTTCCTGGCGATCATCACGGCCGTGGGGCTGGTCCTGCTCGGCTCCGAGCGCGGGACCGGCGCCGCCCTCGCGCTGGCCGGCACCGGGTCGATGCTTGCGGCCGCGCTGGTGCTGGTCACGCACGACCGGTCGATGGCCCGGGCCGCGATCACCCAGGGCACGCTGCCGGCGCTGGCGGTGGTGTTCCTGCTGCTCCAGCTCTGACGGGACGGCTGGGCAGGGAGCGGCTCACCCCAGCCAGGTGTGCACGGCGGAGACGACCGACGCGCCCTCACCGGTGGCCGACGCCACCCGTTTCATCGAGCCCGAGCGGATGTCGCCGGCCGCGAAGATGCCGGGGACGGTGGTGCCGAGGTCGCTCGGCGGGACGTCGTCGACCCACAGCTCGCGCGGCACGTCGCGGCCGGTGAGCACGAAGCCCCGCGCGTCGCGCAGCACCTCCTCGGGCAGCCAGCTGCACTCGGGCTCCGCGCCGAGCAGCAGGAACAGCCCGCGCGCCTCGACCCGGTCGCGCTCGCCGGTGACCTGGTCCTCGACCTCGAGCCACGCGAGGTGGCCCACGTCGTCGGGCCCGCCGTCGACGACGCAGGCCGAGCCGCGCACCGTGATCCGCGGGTTCCACTCGATCTCGTCGATGAGGTAGGACGACATGGTGGCGGCCAGGTCGGGACGCCGCACCAGGATGGTCACCCGGCTGGCGAACCGCGCCGCGTGGATCGCGGCCTGTCCGGCGGAGTTGCCGCCGCCGACGATGACGACGTGGTCGCCGGCGAGCTCGCGGGCCGCCGCCATCGCGGCGCCGTAGAAGACCCCGCGCCCGACCATCTCCTCGATCGCCTCGACCCCGAGCCGGCGGTAGTCGACGCCGGTCGAGACCAGGACGGAGCGGGTGTGGACGTCGCCGCCCTCGGTGTGGACGACGTGGTGGCCGCCGTCCTCGCACGGCGAGATGCCGGTGGCCGGCCAGCCGGTGAAGAAGCGGGTGCCGAAGCGCAGCGCCTGCCCGCGGGCCCGCTGGGCCAGCCGCATGCCCGAGATGCCGCGCGGGAAGCCGAGGTAGTTGCGGATCATCGAGCTGGTGCCGGCCTGCCCGCCGATCGCCTCGGCCTCGAGGCACACCGTGCGCAGGCCCTCGCTCGAGGCGTACACGCTCGCCGCGAGGCCGGCGGGGCCCGCGCCGACCACGACGAGGTCGACGACCTCGTCCACGTCGATCTCGTCGGGGCGGCCGTAGAGCTGGTTGGCCAGCGAGCGCACGTCGGGGCAGTGCCCGCACCAGCCGGCGAGCGAGGACACGACCGGCCAGCGACCCTCGTCCTCGGGGCAGTCGGCCATCACCGCGCGGCCGACCTCGCTGTCGGGGTGGTGCACCCCGGCGGGCAGGCCGACGCGGCCGAGGTAGTCGAGCAGCTGGCGGGTGAGCGCGTCCTTCTCCGGCGTGATGATCCGGACG includes:
- a CDS encoding immune inhibitor A domain-containing protein → MRSTTLGLSLALITGAGALSLAPSAAAPQSAHRSVGEAHAANTEHVLPNPEAEKQAALRQQAWADVLSGEASPQTVAGNTVLKVGKEPAAARGTQARRKAGGATQDQYVELSNERTDKVFVFLVDFGNQRHPSYPDRDTDPAVPGPTTFEGPGFNEIPQPGPDDNSTQWRKKYTKKYYKDLYFGDGELADSLKSYYERQSSGRYSVEGMVTDFTTVPYNEARYGRSNGYPCASNVCSNTWNLVSDGMTQWVADQKAAGKTDAQIKRIVSQYDIRDRYDFDGDGNFDEPDGYIDRFQIIHSGGDQADGDPIYGEDAIWSHRWKAFQGTGQGPTVGGVANPDGGTQIGNTGIWVADYTVQPENGGISVVAHEYGHDLGLPDHYDTAASGDNPVSWWTLMAQSRVSAAGDQGIGTRAADLGVWDKLQLGWLDYETVVAGQDRTIDLGPHEYNSAKAQGVAVVLPDKQVTTSLLTPPEGTRQWFSGSGDGYSASMSRADLAVPAGTTTLSLKAAWNIEEDYDFGYLEVEAPAGSGTWTALDTAAIDDDADAAAEAGIDGVSDGYVDASFDLSAYAGQTIGLRARYVSDGAVQGQDPSLGWSGLLVDDIRVTNGGTTVFADGAESSPNGWTLDGFRSIGAGYDTTYDQFYLASNRTYTSYDKYLQTGPYNFSFADRPDFVEKFPYQDGLLVNYWDSSFVDNNTSQHPGGGLVLPVDANPQAHYNLQGTPWRGRIQTYDAPFGLQKSDSFYLTAGGQRSYVRGRAANPLFDDSDPNRYFQPFVDAGLPRVGVKVAGVGVKIRVLSQSGTSMRIRVQ
- a CDS encoding DUF5818 domain-containing protein; its protein translation is MRHLLGTALACSFLALTAGCGDEPRDAAPQPDGSPTSTSRTPEPTASPTKPPSEGLEKLRVVGLVVEVGDCVVVRDDNGTTWTMTGDRAGDLTLDERVQVTGTPQLAATGCGGPPVEVSRFTYLPLPE
- a CDS encoding alpha/beta hydrolase family protein; the encoded protein is MALRVRDAGRLASTATALVLLAGCTSTPEDDPAPADPSSSPSASTSAPPPPSEEPSEEPSEEPAEPEPTERPRPISLAALAEADLTGGGLRLGAVRERTATYTSYDVTFRSTTAGAGTAPLRISGVLNVPAGRGPFPAVVLAHGYIDPASYVRGQGMTRERGFLAERGFVALHVDYRNHAESTDDPRIETAVRLGYAADVAAAARALAASRDVRVDPDRIALFGRSMGGGVMLKALVAEPGLFAAGVGWASVSSLEGQNFDHFQRPDAPVAALRAGFRGRHGLPDDDPAFWRGVSPRPDFDEITEPVLLVHGRFDDTCPPPWARATQQALTAAGVDSTLEWYDDGHAFGPAFVAAMDRTVRFLRARMPA
- a CDS encoding sigma-70 family RNA polymerase sigma factor → MDQTEAFETERPRLVGLATRVLGDHAEAEDVVQQAWLRLDRASGRADDAIENLPAWLTTVTTRLCLDRLRARTPVPVEDDELDDAAPWTADSSDPADDVALADTVGIALQAVIDRLTPRERVAFVLHDSFGFEFPTIAALLGTTPTAARKLASRARAKVAQPRAEDTLADWEVVDAFMAAARGGDLPRLLQLLAPDAVVGADEAAVLAGTPASIEGREQVAAFFNGSAQSAFAVLVDDRPASAWFLRGEAKVVFDFEVADGMVRAITFRAAPDLLARVVRRDGPDPR
- a CDS encoding DUF1059 domain-containing protein; the protein is MKTMTCRQLGGPCDLAHHGETHDDVINAQDQHLKQAEKDGDAAHLPARKEMKGRWRHPSKSLGWYREMQAAFAALPED
- a CDS encoding putative quinol monooxygenase, with amino-acid sequence MSELHVVATIPVKPEAVDQVRPALTELVAATRAEEGCLAYDLFESAAAPGTFVTVERWTGQEALDAHMTTPHVAAAFAAAGGALDGEVAIHPLRPVE
- a CDS encoding WD40/YVTN/BNR-like repeat-containing protein produces the protein MRRPGLLRTPALLLTALLPALALAVPATAGHGPGNGHGNGHGPKSADPFRHRWVEGVLDADQNFRGLEAVSRKEAWVTGESLTDGGAARVFRTTDRGRTWVDVSPADAEGLSFRDVEVVGKVAHVLAIGPGEASRIYRSTDGGRSWTEAFRNDDENAFYDCMGFYPGGRRGLAVSDPVDGKLRILSTRDRGRSWKVLPSRGMPDSADEFGFAASGDCLVTAGKAAFIVTGGAQSRVLRSDDRGLTWTAVASGIPAGESAGGFAGAFASPRHGIVVGGDFADSTDTVATTAWTRDGRTWTLGSDLTHIGEDVTFVRGWKVALATGDYDGSAGSSLTTDGGRTWTRVSDLGYHVVDCVAKVCWAAGSAGRVGRG
- a CDS encoding mycothiol transferase, whose product is MSDDDTDQDRDVWVPPPWEPPIDGTEAEHLTGALGRMRATLRWKADGLDEAGLRHRIPSSSLSLGGLLLHLALAEDYYLVTKLRGDEMVEPWRSLGHDGTDEWEFEAGPQGLTAAETYAVFDDAVVRNTRRIDEALAEGGLEVVAHVDDGNGNHPRLRRLLVDLLEEYGRHTGHADLLREAVDGRVGEDPPEDWRLPWG
- a CDS encoding DUF1304 domain-containing protein, which gives rise to MTILAVIFAALAAALHVYIWVLESFRWTEPATRKTFGTSESDAQVTRPLAYNQGFYNLFLAIITAVGLVLLGSERGTGAALALAGTGSMLAAALVLVTHDRSMARAAITQGTLPALAVVFLLLQL
- a CDS encoding FAD-dependent oxidoreductase, which codes for MGAPAIVVASANHGEVLADTFARYEREYDVRLVQDEASAKHTAKDLVATGHQVALFVIDTDHDEQMLFALLGGTRKTVPTARRLLVSHISRFRADNQTFRHAVAAGKVDALLLMPQGPRDEEFHGAVGELLNEWNATVATPVVENVRIITPEKDALTRQLLDYLGRVGLPAGVHHPDSEVGRAVMADCPEDEGRWPVVSSLAGWCGHCPDVRSLANQLYGRPDEIDVDEVVDLVVVGAGPAGLAASVYASSEGLRTVCLEAEAIGGQAGTSSMIRNYLGFPRGISGMRLAQRARGQALRFGTRFFTGWPATGISPCEDGGHHVVHTEGGDVHTRSVLVSTGVDYRRLGVEAIEEMVGRGVFYGAAMAAARELAGDHVVIVGGGNSAGQAAIHAARFASRVTILVRRPDLAATMSSYLIDEIEWNPRITVRGSACVVDGGPDDVGHLAWLEVEDQVTGERDRVEARGLFLLLGAEPECSWLPEEVLRDARGFVLTGRDVPRELWVDDVPPSDLGTTVPGIFAAGDIRSGSMKRVASATGEGASVVSAVHTWLG